From a region of the Tenggerimyces flavus genome:
- a CDS encoding radical SAM protein yields the protein MCIQLFPNPPPRTRYAAIAELLSSLGEPAYRLSQLVRAVHRTGTTEYAQLSALPRRVRSSLIEAFGPTFADLRPIARQSGDQVEKTLFENDNGARIETVLARYRTGWTSLCLSTQVGCGLGCTFCATGAVGLVRNLSADEICDQVLYHQQQGPVDSIAFMGMGEALANPHTFPALDVLTHPDYFGLSPRRITVSTVGFAPGLQRLVDSHPQVNVTLSVHSPFPAERSTLIPLEGRFPLASCLAILDQHVAETRRKTYLAYLLIDGVNDSPAHATALASLVNSRDQPRLFHVSVIPYNDAVGVTPAYRRPSAARVAEFLRTLRSANVRATQRQQFGGALDAACGQLHAQYLSSAPAPAADRRRLPITAG from the coding sequence ATGTGCATCCAGTTGTTCCCCAATCCGCCCCCACGGACGCGCTATGCCGCCATCGCCGAGCTGCTCAGCTCGCTCGGTGAGCCGGCCTACCGCCTGTCCCAGCTCGTACGTGCCGTCCACCGCACCGGAACCACCGAGTACGCGCAGCTCAGCGCACTCCCCCGCAGGGTTCGCAGCAGTCTGATCGAGGCCTTCGGCCCGACGTTCGCCGACCTGCGGCCGATCGCCCGCCAGTCCGGCGACCAGGTCGAGAAGACCCTCTTCGAGAACGACAACGGCGCTCGCATCGAGACCGTCCTCGCCCGTTACCGCACCGGCTGGACCTCCCTCTGCCTGTCCACGCAGGTGGGTTGCGGCCTCGGCTGTACGTTCTGCGCCACCGGCGCGGTCGGCCTCGTCCGCAACCTCAGCGCCGACGAGATCTGCGACCAGGTCCTCTACCACCAGCAGCAAGGCCCGGTTGACAGCATCGCGTTCATGGGTATGGGCGAGGCACTCGCCAACCCGCACACGTTCCCCGCGCTCGACGTCCTCACTCATCCCGACTACTTCGGCCTGTCCCCACGGCGCATCACGGTGTCAACCGTGGGTTTCGCTCCCGGCCTGCAACGGCTGGTTGACAGCCACCCGCAGGTGAACGTGACGCTGTCGGTGCACTCCCCGTTCCCCGCCGAACGTTCCACGCTGATCCCGCTGGAAGGGCGTTTCCCGCTGGCTTCCTGCCTGGCGATCCTGGACCAGCACGTCGCCGAGACGCGGCGGAAGACGTACCTCGCGTACCTCCTCATCGACGGCGTCAACGACTCGCCCGCGCACGCCACCGCGCTCGCCTCGCTGGTGAACTCACGCGACCAGCCGCGGCTGTTCCACGTGAGCGTGATCCCGTACAACGACGCGGTCGGCGTCACGCCCGCCTACCGACGGCCGAGCGCCGCGCGGGTCGCGGAGTTCCTGCGCACGCTGCGGTCGGCGAACGTCCGGGCGACCCAGCGGCAGCAGTTCGGCGGCGCGCTCGACGCGGCGTGTGGCCAGCTGCACGCGCAGTACCTGTCCTCGGCGCCCGCCCCGGCCGCGGACCGGCGTAGACTCCCCATTACTGCTGGGTAA
- a CDS encoding RNA polymerase sigma factor, protein MSTDDDEAVRRSLDGDLDAYAALVARYTAPAHRAAVMFGAGDDADDVVQEAFIKAYRHLAKFRRGEVFRPWLLQIVVNETRNLHRSRRRLDGLVLRASALTPSGVVAPDDPELTALSSERRSALLVAVRSLPEKYRQAVTCRYFLELSEAETAQVLGWPAGSVKSRTARALARLQQALGKEDRDG, encoded by the coding sequence ATGAGCACGGACGACGACGAGGCGGTGCGCCGCTCCCTCGACGGCGACCTCGACGCCTACGCGGCCCTGGTCGCCCGCTACACCGCGCCCGCACATCGGGCCGCGGTGATGTTCGGGGCCGGCGACGACGCCGACGACGTCGTGCAGGAGGCGTTCATCAAGGCATATCGCCACTTGGCGAAGTTCCGGCGCGGGGAGGTGTTCCGGCCCTGGTTGTTGCAGATCGTGGTGAACGAGACCCGTAACCTGCACCGCTCCCGTCGCCGCCTGGACGGCCTGGTCCTGCGGGCTTCGGCGTTGACGCCTTCCGGCGTGGTCGCGCCGGACGATCCGGAGCTGACGGCGCTGAGTTCGGAGCGCCGGTCGGCCCTGCTGGTCGCCGTCCGTTCGTTGCCGGAGAAGTACCGGCAGGCCGTGACGTGCCGGTACTTCCTCGAGCTGAGCGAGGCCGAGACGGCTCAGGTGCTCGGGTGGCCGGCCGGGTCGGTGAAGTCGCGGACCGCGCGGGCGTTGGCGCGGCTGCAGCAGGCGTTGGGGAAGGAGGATCGCGATGGCTGA
- a CDS encoding ABC transporter ATP-binding protein, producing MRIDVEQLAWMAGSTTIVSGIDLAVRSGETVGLVGPNGSGKSSLLRCVAGLRTPTRGTVRFDSEDIRGWSPRRVAQHLAFVEQASDADSDLRLGDVVALGRTPFRDRWRGLSRADRIVVEAAVERVELAGLEGRAWKTLSGGERQRAHLARALAQQPWAVLLDEPTNHLDVKHQLALLELLAETDQTVIVALHDLSMAARYCDRLAMLHSGTLVASGTPEEVLTPGRLRDVFGIDAEVGTDSLGNLAIAYRSPA from the coding sequence GTGAGGATCGACGTCGAACAGCTCGCCTGGATGGCGGGTTCGACCACGATCGTGTCCGGGATCGACCTCGCGGTGCGGTCGGGCGAGACCGTCGGGCTGGTCGGGCCGAACGGATCGGGCAAGTCCTCCCTGCTCAGGTGCGTCGCCGGGCTCCGTACGCCGACCCGGGGCACGGTGCGCTTCGACAGCGAGGACATCCGCGGCTGGAGTCCTCGACGGGTTGCCCAGCACCTCGCGTTCGTCGAGCAGGCGTCCGACGCCGACAGCGACCTGCGGCTCGGCGACGTGGTGGCGTTAGGACGGACACCGTTCCGCGACCGCTGGCGAGGCCTCAGCCGAGCCGACCGGATCGTGGTCGAGGCCGCGGTCGAACGCGTCGAGCTCGCTGGCTTGGAGGGCCGTGCCTGGAAGACGCTGTCGGGCGGCGAACGGCAACGCGCCCACCTCGCCCGTGCGCTCGCCCAGCAGCCATGGGCAGTCCTGCTCGACGAGCCGACCAACCACCTGGACGTCAAACACCAACTGGCGTTGCTCGAACTCCTCGCCGAGACCGACCAGACCGTGATCGTCGCCCTGCACGACCTCTCGATGGCGGCGCGCTACTGCGACCGGCTCGCGATGCTGCACAGCGGCACCCTGGTGGCCTCCGGAACGCCCGAAGAGGTCCTCACCCCGGGCCGACTGCGCGACGTGTTCGGCATCGACGCCGAGGTCGGCACCGACAGCCTCGGCAACCTGGCGATCGCGTACCGCTCACCGGCCTAG
- a CDS encoding FecCD family ABC transporter permease, translating into MAFVFALGLVVLVLSVAASVRIGTTDVGFAELGRVLGTRLGLAVEPLPRLVDSLLWDLRIPRVLMAALVGACLAMCGAALQAVTRNALADPYLLGISSGASTGAVVVVVLGIGAGSVGVTGGAFVGAGVSFALLMFLLRRSGLDSARIVLTGVVVGQLFAAITSLVLMASGDADTTRAITYWLLGSMASARWDGVLVCAVACVVGLVVLWLYAIALDGFSFGADTAASLGINVRATRIVLLVVTALLTAVAVATVGAIGFVGLIVPHAVRFLAGPLHRVLIPLSALVGAIFLVWTDAVARVAFAPQEIPVGVVTALLGVPLFLLILRRRGEL; encoded by the coding sequence GTGGCCTTCGTCTTCGCTCTCGGCCTCGTCGTGCTGGTCCTCTCCGTGGCGGCGTCGGTACGGATCGGCACCACTGACGTCGGGTTCGCCGAGCTCGGTCGCGTGCTCGGCACGCGGCTCGGCCTCGCCGTCGAGCCGTTGCCGAGGCTGGTCGACTCGCTGCTGTGGGACCTGCGCATCCCACGCGTGCTGATGGCCGCGCTGGTCGGGGCGTGCCTCGCGATGTGCGGCGCCGCCCTGCAGGCCGTCACCCGGAACGCGCTCGCCGACCCGTACCTGCTGGGCATCTCCTCCGGAGCGTCGACCGGCGCGGTCGTGGTGGTCGTGCTCGGCATCGGAGCCGGCTCGGTCGGTGTCACCGGTGGCGCGTTCGTCGGCGCGGGAGTGTCGTTCGCGTTGCTGATGTTCCTGCTGCGACGGAGCGGGCTGGACTCGGCGCGCATCGTGCTGACCGGCGTGGTGGTCGGGCAGTTGTTCGCGGCGATCACGTCGCTGGTGTTGATGGCCTCGGGCGACGCCGACACGACGCGAGCGATCACGTACTGGCTGCTGGGCTCGATGGCCTCGGCACGCTGGGACGGCGTCCTTGTGTGTGCAGTGGCGTGCGTGGTCGGGCTGGTCGTCCTGTGGTTGTACGCGATCGCGCTGGACGGCTTCTCGTTCGGCGCGGACACCGCCGCGTCGTTGGGAATCAACGTCCGCGCGACGCGGATCGTCCTGCTCGTCGTCACGGCACTGCTGACCGCGGTCGCGGTGGCGACGGTCGGCGCGATCGGCTTTGTGGGCTTGATCGTTCCGCACGCCGTACGGTTCCTCGCCGGCCCGCTGCACCGGGTGCTGATCCCGCTCAGCGCATTGGTCGGCGCGATCTTCCTCGTGTGGACCGACGCGGTCGCGCGGGTGGCGTTCGCCCCGCAGGAGATCCCGGTCGGCGTGGTCACCGCGCTGCTCGGCGTTCCGCTGTTCCTGCTGATCCTGCGTCGGCGAGGTGAGCTGTGA
- a CDS encoding ABC transporter substrate-binding protein has protein sequence MPYRTLAGALMLAVLASACGGPAETSSSPSGAPTVQLDSCGQQLSFEQPPERVVTLDQSSTEILLALGLQDRMAGTSNLKTEIAPEYQAAYAKVPVVAPKIPTAEQLRAATPDFVIGSFTDYYTKDRVGTRAELSELGLPSYVSAVDCPQDNKTGMTPFDLLFADYESFGRVFGVEDRASKLVKDQRAVVEQASATKPKVTDTPTVVWIYSVFNGLPYVAGATSLPAEMSRLVGAKNAFDDIDEDWPEASWEQIAQRDPDFIVLGDLPKRGAKGDSAADKLQLMKEHPTVSQLSAVRENKVLQMPGIELDPSVRTVHSLGLLVDGMRDLGYVR, from the coding sequence ATGCCGTATCGCACACTCGCCGGCGCGCTCATGCTCGCCGTCCTGGCTTCAGCGTGCGGTGGTCCCGCCGAGACGTCCTCGTCGCCGTCCGGCGCGCCGACCGTCCAGCTCGACAGCTGCGGCCAGCAGCTCTCGTTCGAGCAACCACCCGAGCGGGTCGTCACGCTGGACCAGTCGTCGACGGAGATCCTGCTGGCGTTGGGACTTCAGGACCGGATGGCCGGCACGTCGAACCTGAAGACCGAGATCGCGCCGGAGTACCAGGCCGCCTACGCGAAGGTGCCAGTGGTCGCGCCGAAGATCCCGACCGCCGAACAGCTGCGCGCGGCGACGCCGGACTTCGTGATCGGCTCGTTCACCGACTACTACACGAAGGACCGCGTCGGTACGCGCGCGGAGTTGAGCGAGCTCGGGCTGCCGTCGTACGTCAGCGCGGTGGACTGCCCGCAGGACAACAAGACGGGGATGACGCCGTTCGACCTGCTGTTCGCCGACTACGAGAGTTTCGGTCGAGTCTTCGGCGTGGAGGATCGCGCGAGCAAGCTCGTGAAGGACCAGCGTGCGGTCGTCGAGCAGGCGAGCGCAACCAAGCCCAAGGTGACGGACACGCCGACGGTCGTGTGGATCTACTCGGTGTTCAACGGACTGCCGTACGTCGCCGGCGCCACCAGCCTGCCTGCGGAGATGAGCCGGCTGGTCGGGGCGAAGAACGCGTTCGACGACATCGACGAGGACTGGCCGGAGGCCTCCTGGGAGCAGATCGCCCAGCGCGACCCTGACTTCATCGTGCTCGGCGACCTGCCGAAGCGCGGCGCGAAGGGCGACAGCGCCGCCGACAAGCTGCAGCTGATGAAGGAACATCCGACCGTCTCGCAGCTCTCCGCCGTGCGCGAGAACAAGGTCCTGCAGATGCCCGGCATCGAGCTCGACCCGTCCGTCCGTACGGTGCACAGCCTCGGTCTTCTCGTCGACGGGATGAGAGACCTCGGCTATGTCCGTTGA
- a CDS encoding MFS transporter: MCNNDEESQQVTGSTATVGKTPSILRDPAFLRLWVGTTASGLATWAFPFILGLAVLDRTLTPAGLGLVLATRTVGFLVAVPVGGLLSDRYSRRGVVFWAGLAAAIGSPVVALGLGRSALLMAVAAAVVGAGQGACRPAFQALTAEVVDGERRQQANAALSLATRVIVLVAPALTALVATVVGTPWLLVGMGVIWLIAALVPPSGSAEVARPERIGLVAEFVEGVREARRHPWFLAGLGALTAVIATGYSATGVALPLISRDRYGTQVVLAAALTAYTAGALVGALVIARWRPRAQGWAALASLACYGFAPLALLLPVHPAVVVGAYVLAGLGIELFNVPWFTATQREVEPSKLARVSSLDFLLSYGLAPVGLALIAPAMSAFGIGAVLGFCAVVCFLAPGLAALVPSSRDFSRR; this comes from the coding sequence GTGTGCAACAACGACGAGGAGTCTCAACAGGTGACCGGATCAACCGCCACAGTGGGGAAAACGCCTTCGATCCTTCGCGATCCGGCGTTCCTGCGCCTGTGGGTGGGCACGACGGCGTCCGGGCTGGCGACCTGGGCGTTCCCGTTCATCCTCGGTCTGGCTGTCCTCGATCGGACGCTGACGCCGGCCGGGCTGGGCCTCGTGCTGGCGACCAGGACGGTCGGCTTCCTCGTCGCGGTCCCGGTCGGCGGGCTGCTGTCCGACCGGTACTCCCGTCGCGGCGTGGTGTTCTGGGCGGGTCTGGCGGCGGCGATCGGGTCGCCGGTGGTCGCGCTCGGCCTCGGGCGGTCCGCGCTGCTGATGGCGGTGGCGGCCGCGGTCGTCGGCGCGGGGCAGGGGGCGTGCCGGCCGGCGTTCCAGGCGCTCACGGCCGAGGTGGTGGACGGTGAGCGCCGGCAACAGGCGAACGCCGCGCTCTCGTTGGCGACCAGGGTCATCGTGCTCGTCGCGCCCGCGCTCACTGCCCTAGTGGCCACGGTGGTCGGGACGCCCTGGTTGCTCGTGGGCATGGGGGTCATCTGGCTGATCGCGGCCCTCGTCCCGCCGTCCGGATCGGCTGAGGTTGCTCGGCCCGAGCGCATCGGGCTGGTCGCGGAGTTCGTCGAGGGCGTACGGGAGGCTCGCCGCCATCCCTGGTTCCTCGCCGGGCTGGGTGCGCTGACGGCGGTGATCGCGACCGGCTACTCAGCGACCGGGGTGGCGCTGCCGTTGATCAGCCGGGACCGGTACGGCACCCAGGTGGTGCTCGCGGCGGCCCTCACCGCCTACACCGCGGGTGCGCTGGTCGGCGCGTTGGTCATCGCGCGCTGGCGGCCTCGAGCGCAGGGCTGGGCGGCGTTGGCGTCCCTCGCCTGCTACGGGTTCGCGCCGCTCGCGTTGCTGCTACCCGTGCATCCGGCCGTGGTGGTCGGCGCGTATGTGCTTGCGGGCTTGGGGATCGAGCTGTTCAACGTGCCGTGGTTCACCGCGACGCAGCGCGAGGTCGAGCCCTCCAAGCTGGCGCGCGTGTCGTCGTTGGACTTCCTGCTCTCGTACGGGCTCGCGCCGGTCGGCCTAGCGCTCATCGCGCCGGCGATGTCGGCGTTCGGTATCGGTGCGGTGCTGGGCTTCTGCGCGGTGGTCTGCTTCCTGGCGCCCGGGCTGGCGGCGCTGGTGCCCAGCTCGAGGGACTTCTCGAGGCGCTAG
- a CDS encoding SIMPL domain-containing protein, translating to MTDRLVGISVVGHGKVSAVPDLVLVYVTANSEASSAAAANEQASVAMRAMLAAASSAGVADADRRTLSMNLSSWRPDVGRPMVFQANQRLLLRLRDVAGSGEVVQAVLVAGGNNAGLDSFQLTVEDPAPYLDRARDLAMADARHRADELARLAGREVGYVLAVSEGVGGVGGPQPMYRSAKSWVESGDASAPVEGGELEIDMSVTVEYAWAD from the coding sequence ATGACGGATCGACTGGTCGGCATCAGCGTGGTCGGACACGGCAAGGTGTCGGCCGTTCCCGATCTCGTGCTCGTGTACGTGACGGCGAACTCCGAGGCCTCGAGCGCCGCCGCGGCTAACGAGCAGGCCTCCGTGGCGATGCGCGCGATGCTCGCCGCCGCCTCGTCCGCCGGGGTGGCGGACGCCGACCGGCGCACGCTCTCGATGAACCTCTCCTCCTGGCGGCCGGACGTCGGTCGGCCGATGGTGTTCCAGGCGAACCAGCGGCTGCTGCTCCGCCTCCGCGACGTCGCGGGATCCGGCGAGGTCGTGCAGGCGGTGCTGGTCGCAGGCGGCAACAACGCGGGGCTGGACTCGTTCCAGCTGACCGTCGAGGACCCCGCGCCGTACCTCGACCGCGCCCGCGACCTCGCGATGGCCGACGCCCGGCACCGCGCGGACGAGCTGGCGCGCCTGGCGGGACGTGAGGTCGGGTATGTGCTCGCGGTGAGCGAAGGCGTTGGTGGCGTTGGTGGGCCGCAGCCGATGTACCGCTCGGCGAAGTCCTGGGTGGAATCCGGCGACGCCTCTGCGCCCGTTGAGGGCGGCGAGCTCGAGATCGACATGTCCGTGACCGTCGAGTACGCCTGGGCCGATTAG
- a CDS encoding SSI family serine proteinase inhibitor, whose amino-acid sequence MTALTITVWAEPNEQPRVWELTDDPAGGTHPNAQAAIAALENAKGDPFAPVPPGTISTMIYGGPDRAQIVGEWKGRRVSAEYSRTNGAEIARWNALAAVFGANG is encoded by the coding sequence ATGACTGCGCTGACGATCACGGTCTGGGCCGAGCCGAACGAGCAGCCGCGGGTGTGGGAGCTCACCGACGATCCCGCAGGCGGGACGCATCCGAACGCTCAGGCGGCCATCGCGGCACTCGAGAACGCCAAGGGGGATCCGTTCGCGCCCGTTCCGCCAGGCACGATCAGCACGATGATCTACGGCGGCCCGGATCGCGCGCAGATCGTCGGCGAGTGGAAGGGCCGGCGCGTCAGTGCCGAGTACTCACGGACGAACGGCGCGGAGATCGCTCGGTGGAACGCCCTCGCCGCCGTCTTCGGGGCGAACGGCTGA
- a CDS encoding SDR family oxidoreductase, with translation MVARAGQAALVTGASSGIGRATAVLLAERGWYVFAGVRRDSDAELMGDLLGDYGQPVLLDVTDPRSLLEAEVVVRGSGGLDALVNNAGIAVAAPLEYLPLADFRRQLEVNLTGQLAATQTFLPHLRSSGGRIVFVGSISGRVANPLLGPYVASKFALAGLADTLRTELAPSGVAVSLLEPGPIATDIWRRSREVGLALARRLPVDARRRYGTMIEAFEQLAGSVEARALPPRSVATIVHRALTAVHPKPRYLIGREAWVGAAFAMLPARLRARIMEFQVRGHGVRPRLSAVRPEDGGEGVPPSDLRAVRP, from the coding sequence ATGGTCGCCCGCGCCGGCCAGGCGGCGCTCGTCACGGGCGCGTCGAGCGGCATCGGCCGCGCGACGGCGGTGCTGCTCGCCGAGCGCGGCTGGTACGTGTTCGCCGGCGTACGGCGGGACTCCGACGCGGAGCTGATGGGCGACCTGCTCGGCGACTACGGGCAGCCGGTGCTGCTGGACGTCACCGACCCGCGGTCGCTGCTCGAGGCGGAGGTCGTGGTCCGCGGCTCGGGCGGGCTCGACGCACTCGTCAACAACGCGGGGATCGCGGTGGCGGCCCCGCTGGAGTACCTCCCGCTCGCGGACTTCCGGCGCCAGCTCGAGGTCAACCTCACCGGACAGCTGGCGGCGACGCAGACGTTCCTGCCGCACCTGCGGTCGTCCGGTGGGCGGATCGTGTTCGTGGGATCGATCTCCGGGCGAGTGGCGAACCCGTTGCTCGGGCCGTACGTCGCGTCGAAGTTCGCGCTCGCGGGGTTGGCGGACACGCTGCGGACGGAGCTGGCGCCTTCTGGGGTTGCGGTTTCGCTGCTCGAGCCGGGGCCGATCGCGACGGACATCTGGCGGCGCAGCCGTGAGGTCGGCCTGGCTCTGGCGCGGCGGTTGCCGGTCGACGCGCGCCGGCGGTACGGGACGATGATCGAGGCGTTCGAGCAGCTGGCGGGATCCGTCGAGGCACGGGCGCTGCCGCCTCGTTCGGTGGCGACGATCGTCCATCGCGCGTTGACCGCGGTTCACCCGAAGCCGCGCTACCTGATCGGCCGGGAGGCGTGGGTAGGCGCCGCGTTCGCGATGCTGCCCGCGCGGTTGCGGGCGCGGATCATGGAGTTCCAGGTACGCGGCCACGGCGTGCGGCCGCGGCTGTCAGCCGTTCGCCCCGAAGACGGCGGCGAGGGCGTTCCACCGAGCGATCTCCGCGCCGTTCGTCCGTGA
- a CDS encoding cystathionine beta-synthase — MRYYESLLDLVGNTPLVRLSRVAEGVEGLLLAKVEYFNPGGSVKDRIALRMVEGAEQDGLLHEGGTIVEPTSGNTGVGLAIVAQAKGYKCVFVCPDKVSEDKRNVLKAYGAEVVVCPTAVPPEHPDSYYSVSDRLVKEIDGAWKPDQYSNPHNPRSHYEDTGPELWEQTEGRITHFVAGIGTGGTISGVGRYLKEASNGKVQIVGADPEGSVYSGGTGRPYLVEGVGEDFWPTTYDQKICDRIIAVSDQQSFAMTRRLAREEALLVGGSAGMAAVAAAQVAREAGPDAVVVVLLPDGGRGYLSKVFDDGWLTQYGFLSSASDDTVGDVLRRKSGTMPPLVHTHPNETIAEAIDILREYAVSQMPVVRAEPPIMAAEVAGAVHERALLDALFSGDARLADRVEQHMSTPLPSLGAGEPVAAAVAALEGADALLVLDDGKPTGVLTRQDLLGYLAAR; from the coding sequence GTGCGCTACTACGAGTCGTTGCTCGACCTGGTCGGCAACACCCCGCTGGTCCGGTTGTCCCGCGTCGCCGAGGGCGTCGAGGGTCTGCTGCTGGCCAAGGTCGAGTACTTCAACCCCGGCGGCAGCGTCAAGGACCGCATCGCGCTCCGCATGGTCGAGGGCGCGGAGCAGGACGGCCTGCTGCACGAGGGCGGCACGATCGTCGAGCCGACCAGCGGCAACACCGGCGTCGGGCTCGCGATCGTCGCGCAGGCCAAGGGCTACAAGTGCGTGTTCGTCTGCCCGGACAAGGTCAGCGAGGACAAGCGGAACGTGCTCAAGGCGTACGGCGCCGAGGTCGTGGTCTGCCCGACCGCCGTGCCACCCGAGCACCCCGACTCGTACTACTCGGTCTCCGACCGCCTGGTGAAGGAGATCGACGGCGCCTGGAAGCCCGACCAGTACTCCAACCCGCACAACCCCCGCTCCCACTACGAGGACACCGGCCCGGAGCTTTGGGAGCAGACCGAGGGCAGGATCACGCACTTCGTCGCGGGCATCGGCACCGGCGGCACGATCAGCGGCGTCGGGCGCTACCTCAAGGAGGCGTCGAACGGGAAGGTCCAGATCGTCGGCGCCGACCCGGAAGGCTCGGTCTACTCCGGCGGAACGGGTCGCCCGTACCTCGTCGAGGGCGTCGGTGAGGACTTCTGGCCGACGACGTACGACCAGAAGATCTGCGACCGGATCATCGCGGTGTCCGACCAGCAGTCGTTCGCGATGACCCGGCGCCTCGCCCGCGAGGAAGCCCTGCTCGTCGGCGGTTCCGCCGGCATGGCCGCCGTCGCGGCCGCCCAGGTGGCCCGCGAGGCCGGACCCGACGCGGTCGTGGTCGTCCTGCTGCCGGACGGCGGCCGCGGCTACCTGTCCAAGGTCTTCGACGACGGCTGGCTGACCCAGTACGGCTTCCTCTCCTCCGCCAGCGACGACACCGTCGGCGACGTGCTGCGGCGCAAGTCCGGCACGATGCCGCCACTGGTCCACACGCATCCGAACGAGACGATCGCCGAGGCCATCGACATCCTGCGCGAGTACGCGGTGTCGCAGATGCCCGTCGTCCGCGCCGAACCGCCGATCATGGCGGCCGAGGTCGCGGGCGCGGTGCACGAACGCGCCTTGCTGGACGCGCTGTTCTCCGGCGATGCGCGGCTCGCGGACCGGGTCGAGCAGCACATGTCCACGCCGCTCCCGTCGCTCGGTGCCGGCGAGCCGGTGGCGGCCGCTGTGGCCGCGTTGGAGGGTGCGGACGCGCTGCTGGTACTCGACGACGGCAAGCCGACCGGCGTCCTCACCCGGCAGGACCTGCTCGGCTACCTGGCGGCCCGCTGA
- a CDS encoding SGNH/GDSL hydrolase family protein, producing the protein MNKARAARKLATAALSGVGGVGVLGGALFVLLGAEAMLARRAIGGPVGDAPQANGIYGYGEGEEISFVVLGDSTACGFGVQDPDETPGAMLAGGLASLSGRPVRLTGLGVVGAETQHLDVQVDQALEQRPDLALIIVGANDVTHRIKPSESVRLLAEAIQRLRAAGCEVVVGTCPDLGTIEPVAQPLRQIARYWSRSLARAQTAGAVAAGARTVSLGSLLGPAFAAAPRELFGPDRFHPSATGYASACVALLPSLAAALGYWSDDEDGDGYGDAHPDGQVLPISFAAAQAAKDEGTEVTPRGRWAILRQREPEPELPLDQAKTR; encoded by the coding sequence GTGAACAAGGCAAGAGCCGCACGCAAGCTCGCCACCGCCGCCCTGTCCGGGGTGGGCGGGGTCGGCGTGCTCGGCGGCGCCCTGTTCGTCCTTCTCGGCGCCGAGGCCATGCTGGCCAGGCGCGCGATCGGCGGCCCCGTCGGTGACGCACCACAGGCGAACGGCATCTACGGGTACGGCGAAGGCGAGGAGATCTCGTTCGTCGTCCTGGGCGACTCGACCGCCTGCGGCTTCGGCGTCCAGGACCCCGACGAGACCCCTGGCGCGATGCTCGCCGGCGGCCTCGCGTCGCTCTCCGGAAGGCCCGTACGACTCACCGGCCTCGGCGTCGTCGGTGCCGAGACCCAACACCTCGACGTCCAGGTCGACCAGGCGCTCGAGCAGCGCCCCGACCTCGCGCTGATCATCGTCGGTGCGAACGACGTCACCCACCGCATCAAGCCGTCGGAGTCGGTACGCCTGCTCGCCGAGGCGATCCAACGCCTCCGCGCCGCCGGCTGCGAGGTCGTCGTCGGCACCTGCCCCGACCTCGGCACGATCGAGCCGGTCGCGCAGCCCCTCCGCCAGATCGCCCGGTACTGGAGCCGCAGCCTCGCCCGCGCCCAGACCGCCGGCGCGGTCGCGGCCGGTGCGCGCACCGTGAGCCTCGGCTCGCTCCTCGGCCCTGCGTTCGCCGCGGCGCCGCGCGAATTGTTCGGGCCCGACCGGTTCCATCCCTCGGCAACGGGGTACGCCAGCGCCTGCGTCGCGCTGCTCCCCTCGCTCGCCGCGGCCCTCGGCTACTGGTCCGACGACGAGGACGGCGACGGGTACGGCGACGCACACCCCGACGGTCAGGTCCTGCCGATCTCGTTCGCCGCGGCACAGGCCGCCAAGGACGAGGGCACCGAGGTCACCCCGCGCGGCCGCTGGGCGATCCTGCGCCAGCGCGAGCCGGAGCCCGAGCTCCCGCTCGACCAGGCCAAGACCCGCTGA
- a CDS encoding TetR/AcrR family transcriptional regulator, which produces MIPEKPSRADTLADAAIDVLADEGLRGLTHRAVEQRAGLPNGSTTYYFKTRSALVRGVLARLLELDRQEFQTFGLAGLPPSRATLVDAATKLLRHLSTTARNRQIARFQLYLDGDPDDERKAMLDAATQAIEASSIAMLKLLGSKNARRDGKLLQALLDGLLYDQVARQQTSTAELRRRVKLVLDAVVPPPKTADNPG; this is translated from the coding sequence GTGATTCCGGAAAAGCCATCGCGAGCGGACACCCTGGCCGACGCGGCCATCGACGTTCTCGCCGACGAAGGCCTGCGCGGACTGACGCACAGAGCCGTCGAGCAACGCGCCGGCCTGCCCAACGGATCGACCACGTACTACTTCAAGACGAGATCCGCCTTGGTACGTGGAGTCCTGGCCCGCCTCCTCGAGCTCGACCGCCAGGAGTTCCAGACCTTCGGCCTCGCAGGGCTCCCCCCATCACGCGCAACGCTCGTCGACGCCGCCACGAAGCTCCTCAGGCACCTCTCGACCACGGCGAGAAACCGCCAGATCGCCAGATTCCAGCTCTACCTCGACGGCGACCCCGACGACGAACGCAAGGCCATGCTCGACGCAGCAACGCAAGCCATCGAGGCGAGCTCCATAGCGATGCTGAAGCTGCTCGGCTCAAAGAACGCACGCCGCGACGGCAAACTCCTGCAAGCCCTGCTGGACGGCCTCCTCTACGACCAGGTCGCGAGGCAGCAGACCAGCACAGCCGAGCTACGCCGCCGCGTCAAGCTCGTCCTCGACGCCGTGGTCCCCCCACCAAAGACAGCCGACAACCCAGGGTGA